The Chlamydiales bacterium genome has a segment encoding these proteins:
- a CDS encoding adenylate/guanylate cyclase domain-containing protein codes for MKIREKLFLWIGGLFFLVFFASFFFENRATSKILLKAEKNLRAEILQIDEAKRKGYEKFLSVRLHEELFDAANPSQAILEKMMRELSLSTGEAALLIEEGCPLLFYTPEGVQAPIPPISSQETALFQEKSTGIITFEGKSYVFLRFQPIKERNLFFFIFNLEAKEFAIINQIDVGTKEVLYTISFQMRMIAIAALGLVLLLLHNFSRRMTRPIVMLAEAAQSVEKGKLEGITIPHFPPNRTDEIATLCEAFGKMVSGLQEKEKVKGVLNKVVSPEIAREILKGTVHLGGEERVITVLFADIRHFTHLSQNMTPKEVIEMLNVCMTRVSHVIDEFGGVIDKYVGDEVMALFGAPIEREDSPLSAIRCSLAIVEELKRWNEERAVKGLPKIEMGIGLHTGNVLAGNMGAENRLNYTVLGRNVNLAARLCSAAEGMQILISKQTLEADDVSAHIAVQELPPMQFKGFDGEIKVYAVKGEKA; via the coding sequence GTGAAGATTAGAGAGAAGCTATTTCTCTGGATCGGAGGTCTCTTTTTTCTCGTTTTTTTCGCCTCCTTCTTTTTCGAGAATAGAGCCACCTCAAAGATTCTTCTGAAAGCTGAGAAAAACCTTCGCGCTGAGATCTTACAAATCGATGAGGCGAAGCGGAAGGGTTACGAAAAATTTCTCTCCGTAAGGCTACATGAGGAGCTCTTTGACGCTGCAAATCCCTCCCAGGCTATCCTAGAAAAGATGATGCGCGAGCTCTCCCTTTCAACTGGAGAGGCCGCTCTTTTGATTGAAGAGGGGTGTCCTCTTCTCTTTTACACACCGGAGGGTGTCCAAGCGCCTATTCCTCCCATTAGTTCGCAAGAGACTGCTCTTTTCCAAGAGAAGAGCACAGGCATCATCACATTCGAGGGAAAGAGCTACGTCTTTTTGCGCTTCCAACCCATAAAAGAGAGGAATCTCTTCTTCTTTATCTTCAATCTCGAAGCGAAGGAGTTTGCCATCATCAATCAGATCGATGTCGGCACAAAAGAGGTGCTGTACACGATCTCTTTTCAGATGAGAATGATCGCAATCGCAGCTCTTGGGCTTGTTCTACTTCTCTTGCATAACTTCTCCCGTCGCATGACAAGGCCGATCGTCATGCTTGCAGAAGCTGCACAATCTGTGGAAAAGGGAAAGCTCGAAGGGATCACCATCCCCCATTTTCCTCCGAATCGAACAGATGAGATTGCCACTCTCTGCGAAGCCTTTGGAAAGATGGTCAGCGGCCTCCAAGAGAAGGAGAAGGTCAAAGGAGTATTGAACAAGGTCGTCTCTCCAGAAATTGCGCGCGAGATTCTGAAGGGCACTGTCCATCTCGGCGGAGAGGAGCGGGTCATCACTGTGCTTTTTGCCGATATTCGCCACTTCACCCACCTTTCGCAGAACATGACTCCCAAAGAGGTGATCGAGATGCTCAACGTCTGCATGACCCGCGTCTCCCATGTCATCGATGAGTTTGGCGGCGTGATCGACAAGTATGTGGGCGATGAGGTGATGGCCCTCTTCGGAGCGCCGATTGAGCGAGAAGATAGCCCCTTAAGCGCCATTCGCTGCTCTCTTGCAATCGTTGAAGAGCTAAAGCGCTGGAACGAGGAGCGCGCTGTGAAAGGGCTTCCCAAAATCGAAATGGGAATTGGACTGCACACAGGCAACGTTTTAGCGGGCAATATGGGTGCAGAGAACCGGTTAAACTACACCGTTCTCGGCAGAAACGTAAACCTCGCCGCACGCCTCTGTAGCGCAGCAGAAGGGATGCAGATCCTAATCTCCAAGCAGACCCTCGAAGCCGACGACGTCAGCGCACACATCGCAGTTCAAGAGCTCCCCCCAATGCAGTTCAAAGGCTTCGACGGCGAGATCAAAGTCTACGCCGTGAAAGGAGAGAAGGCTTGA
- a CDS encoding SpoIIE family protein phosphatase — MADSRFSDKKVGRLNLKPSGSLARRVLLISLCLIVLPLGIYFLIDFQNNYKERLRDLFLSLDAIGRGEERLLEEFLELKKKNLKTYPLFLDFEHPKPELSSQLQEIAKLQGLSSLFLLTPDGECEFSSDTRMVGGSDLPVSQFDELEERGVYAFLAENPVSKQKEVFVIEPLISADGKERFGTLILGVDAKELLAKIGGLAWIPYPFHLTLLKPGGELFLSSDPAFSMEKIELLLPSDIEEMDEKFFQFAKAEEKSNFFTLLKNRDQKIGLKLPVKGAAFSLLIDLPEKAAFKATSGLLYYRFALIVLFTLLIGGSVTWWLMRRMARPLKVLRVCMERVGDGDLTIRYAHDPLGFEINLLGEQFNAMVDGIVHHIEEVKRVKIGKELLLRELKIGHEIQESIFPKEIPNIQGLEIATGFRPAGQVTGDFYDLFLDSEGDLIVILGDAAGKGIPACLFAFLLRSMLRTAFKTMRAPLNQIIESANSLFCLDTGDSGYFATSWIGKIDLKNQRLHFTSCGHHPLLILRKNGELEELTTPGISLGVESEISVEVSSTPFGPGDLLLMFSDGVIEEHDLNQQLFGKERLRKILAAARSMSASQLIDHVINEVETFSTGTPQHDDLMLLAIKFPL, encoded by the coding sequence ATGGCAGATTCCCGATTCTCAGACAAGAAGGTCGGAAGGCTAAACTTAAAGCCCTCAGGCTCCCTCGCAAGGCGCGTTCTTCTCATCTCCCTCTGCCTAATCGTCTTGCCGCTCGGCATCTACTTTCTCATCGATTTTCAAAATAATTATAAAGAGAGGCTGCGAGATCTTTTTCTCTCTTTGGATGCAATAGGAAGGGGGGAGGAGCGCCTCCTGGAGGAGTTTCTTGAGCTCAAGAAGAAGAACCTGAAAACCTATCCTCTTTTTTTGGATTTTGAGCATCCAAAACCCGAGCTCTCGTCGCAGCTGCAAGAGATCGCAAAACTACAGGGTCTCTCCTCGCTATTTTTATTAACCCCAGATGGCGAATGCGAGTTCTCATCAGATACGCGCATGGTGGGAGGATCGGACCTTCCTGTTTCTCAATTCGACGAGCTAGAAGAGAGAGGGGTCTATGCTTTTTTGGCCGAAAATCCGGTCTCTAAACAGAAAGAAGTTTTTGTGATTGAGCCTCTCATTTCTGCAGATGGAAAGGAGAGGTTTGGAACTCTTATTTTGGGAGTTGATGCGAAAGAACTTCTCGCAAAGATTGGCGGTCTCGCATGGATTCCCTACCCCTTCCACCTCACCCTTCTCAAGCCAGGAGGAGAGCTCTTTCTAAGTAGCGACCCCGCTTTTTCGATGGAGAAGATTGAGCTTCTGCTCCCCAGCGATATCGAAGAGATGGATGAGAAGTTTTTCCAGTTTGCTAAAGCGGAAGAGAAGAGCAACTTTTTTACACTTCTTAAAAATAGAGATCAGAAAATTGGATTGAAGCTGCCTGTGAAAGGAGCCGCTTTTTCTCTTCTGATCGACCTTCCGGAGAAGGCAGCATTCAAAGCGACGAGCGGCCTGCTCTACTACCGCTTTGCTCTAATCGTCCTGTTCACCCTCCTTATCGGTGGCTCCGTGACCTGGTGGCTCATGAGGCGGATGGCGCGTCCGTTAAAAGTGCTCAGGGTTTGTATGGAGCGTGTTGGAGATGGAGATCTCACGATTAGATATGCGCATGATCCTCTTGGATTTGAGATCAATCTTCTAGGAGAGCAGTTCAATGCGATGGTCGATGGAATCGTCCACCATATTGAGGAGGTGAAAAGAGTTAAAATTGGAAAAGAGCTTCTCCTCAGAGAGCTGAAAATTGGCCATGAGATTCAGGAGAGCATCTTCCCCAAAGAGATTCCAAACATCCAAGGCCTAGAAATCGCGACGGGATTTCGCCCCGCAGGTCAGGTAACAGGGGATTTTTACGACCTCTTCCTCGATTCAGAAGGAGATCTTATCGTTATTCTCGGAGATGCTGCAGGCAAGGGAATCCCCGCCTGCCTCTTTGCCTTTCTTCTCCGCAGCATGCTTAGAACAGCTTTCAAGACGATGCGCGCTCCACTCAATCAGATCATCGAAAGTGCAAACAGCCTCTTCTGCCTCGACACAGGAGATTCCGGCTACTTTGCTACCTCTTGGATCGGCAAGATCGATCTAAAAAACCAGCGGCTCCATTTTACTTCATGCGGCCACCATCCTCTGCTTATTTTGCGAAAAAATGGAGAACTTGAAGAGCTCACCACGCCAGGGATCTCTCTTGGTGTTGAGAGCGAGATTAGTGTTGAAGTCTCTTCGACACCCTTTGGCCCTGGGGATCTTCTTCTGATGTTTTCTGATGGTGTAATCGAAGAGCACGATCTGAATCAGCAGCTATTTGGAAAAGAGCGTCTGCGCAAGATCTTAGCCGCCGCGCGCTCGATGAGTGCAAGTCAGCTAATCGACCATGTCATCAACGAAGTCGAAACCTTCAGCACCGGCACCCCTCAGCACGACGACCTCATGCTCCTCGCCATCAAATTCCCCCTCTAA
- a CDS encoding CCA tRNA nucleotidyltransferase: MPARTAATNVVKKLVAAGFTAYFAGGWVRDFLMQRPSDDIDIATSASVEEVQALFPKTIPVGVAFGIVIVVEENFHFEVATFRKDRNYVDGRRPTGIEPASAEEDAQRRDFTVNGMFYDPINEKLLDYVEGQKDIQKRVIRAIGSPEERFLEDRLRMMRAVRYSTRFDFPIDEETVKAIKLHAASLLPAVAMERIWQEFKKMSQFAHFDSGLVTLHKLGLLPTIFHKLKEVSAEEIERRAEPIKHFPKDAPAIAELLELFPDLTLEQHLDLCDYLKLSNQEREIVSFLHHSKTLFQMPEEWQKNLEKVEWARYYANPLSELCLRIVAARYPEEKREHFLEAHLKQMEAMQPALERIRKQKPLVRAHHLKTAGVAPGRHMGLLLKECERININEGIEDPLLIIERMRKNPLWPW, from the coding sequence ATGCCAGCACGCACAGCCGCAACGAACGTAGTAAAAAAACTTGTAGCCGCCGGTTTCACCGCCTACTTCGCTGGCGGCTGGGTCCGCGACTTTCTCATGCAGCGCCCCTCCGATGATATCGACATCGCAACGAGCGCATCTGTCGAGGAGGTGCAAGCCCTCTTTCCCAAGACGATCCCCGTAGGCGTCGCCTTCGGCATCGTCATCGTCGTAGAAGAGAACTTCCACTTTGAGGTGGCCACCTTTCGAAAGGACAGAAACTATGTCGATGGAAGACGGCCAACAGGCATCGAACCGGCCTCGGCCGAAGAGGACGCTCAGAGAAGAGACTTCACTGTAAACGGCATGTTCTACGATCCGATCAATGAGAAGCTGCTCGACTACGTCGAGGGACAGAAGGACATCCAGAAGCGTGTGATCCGCGCGATAGGCAGTCCCGAAGAGCGCTTTTTAGAAGATCGCCTGCGCATGATGCGCGCCGTGCGCTACTCGACGCGTTTCGACTTTCCCATCGATGAAGAGACTGTAAAAGCAATTAAACTGCACGCAGCCTCCCTTCTCCCCGCTGTTGCCATGGAGAGAATCTGGCAAGAGTTTAAGAAGATGTCTCAGTTCGCCCACTTCGATTCCGGACTTGTGACACTCCATAAACTCGGCCTTCTTCCGACTATTTTTCATAAGCTAAAAGAGGTCTCTGCAGAAGAGATCGAAAGACGAGCAGAGCCGATCAAGCACTTCCCCAAAGATGCTCCTGCCATCGCAGAGCTCCTAGAGCTCTTCCCCGATCTTACCCTCGAACAGCATCTCGACCTCTGCGACTATCTGAAACTCTCAAATCAAGAGAGGGAGATCGTCAGCTTCCTACACCACTCCAAAACGCTCTTCCAGATGCCCGAAGAGTGGCAGAAAAACCTTGAAAAGGTTGAATGGGCGCGCTACTACGCAAATCCTCTTTCTGAGCTCTGCCTCAGAATTGTTGCCGCACGCTACCCGGAAGAGAAGCGGGAGCATTTTTTAGAAGCCCATCTTAAGCAGATGGAGGCGATGCAGCCTGCACTTGAACGCATACGCAAGCAGAAACCTCTCGTCCGCGCTCACCATCTTAAAACTGCGGGTGTCGCCCCCGGAAGACACATGGGCCTTCTTCTAAAAGAGTGCGAGAGAATCAACATCAACGAGGGAATAGAAGATCCCCTGCTTATCATCGAGCGCATGAGAAAAAATCCTCTATGGCCATGGTGA
- a CDS encoding mobile mystery protein B encodes MIKHFAFPEGATPIADCSGLIPSWVHNIHDLNRVEAENILKAQRKYLKPPVDDPKNWFQVDKLRAIHRDMFGEVWEWAGCYRKSITSIGIAPNQIPAQLAALSFEVISWSESPVDLTFIEMAARVHHRLVLIHPFENGNGRFSRLIADRFLIACKCAHPVWPNQLNEKGVIRKDYIQTLKNADRGDYAPLIEFMKQLGAELSESAIL; translated from the coding sequence ATGATTAAACATTTTGCATTTCCTGAAGGAGCAACTCCGATAGCAGATTGTAGTGGTCTTATCCCCAGTTGGGTTCATAACATACATGATTTGAATAGGGTGGAAGCCGAGAATATATTGAAGGCACAGAGGAAATATCTAAAACCTCCAGTTGATGATCCGAAAAACTGGTTTCAAGTTGATAAGCTGAGAGCGATCCATCGAGATATGTTTGGAGAAGTCTGGGAATGGGCGGGCTGCTATAGAAAATCGATCACCTCGATTGGGATTGCGCCGAATCAGATTCCAGCACAACTTGCAGCATTAAGTTTTGAAGTCATTTCCTGGTCCGAGTCACCGGTAGATCTTACGTTTATAGAGATGGCAGCGAGGGTCCATCACCGATTAGTCTTAATACACCCCTTTGAGAATGGGAATGGGAGGTTTTCACGGCTAATTGCAGACCGCTTTCTCATCGCATGCAAATGTGCTCACCCTGTTTGGCCTAATCAACTAAATGAAAAAGGGGTGATCCGCAAGGATTATATCCAGACTTTAAAAAATGCAGATAGAGGCGACTACGCGCCTCTGATTGAATTCATGAAACAGCTCGGTGCCGAGTTATCCGAAAGCGCAATCTTATAG
- a CDS encoding ATP-binding protein, translating to MISAPIFFAFTGMLLVVIFQYKRIKREQRERALMLESLEEGVLSLDVKLTVLAANYSASRMLSISKKDLVGEPLNNTSELLKKGRSLLEECMRRERVLTDSYSDRKIYFDLIAVPKKNSSGALLVLQNKSDHHKVLEIGKEFITNASHELRTPITIIKGFTETLQDMPELPREVVSEITQKILRSCQRMDLLVKNLLTLADLENLPALRLQECDIVALLENCAQLLLTAHPTVRIQIEKKSGFTSTLADPDILELALMNLLENAVKYSYPPAQIQVNVERSRNQVKLSISDQGLGIPPESISRIFSRFYTVDKARSKHLGGAGLGLSIVKTIIEKHEGEISVTSELGKGTTFTLLLPSSPF from the coding sequence TTGATTTCTGCACCGATTTTCTTTGCCTTTACTGGAATGCTGCTTGTAGTGATTTTTCAGTATAAGAGAATCAAGAGGGAGCAGAGAGAGCGTGCTCTGATGCTCGAGTCTCTCGAAGAGGGAGTTCTCTCTCTGGATGTTAAACTCACCGTTCTCGCTGCAAACTATAGCGCCAGCAGAATGCTCTCCATTTCAAAGAAAGATCTCGTTGGAGAGCCTCTAAATAACACGAGCGAGCTGCTCAAGAAGGGGAGATCTCTTCTTGAAGAGTGCATGAGAAGAGAACGGGTTCTTACCGATTCCTATTCAGACCGCAAAATCTACTTCGACCTCATCGCAGTTCCCAAAAAAAACTCATCCGGTGCTCTACTCGTTTTGCAGAACAAATCGGACCATCACAAAGTTTTAGAGATTGGAAAAGAGTTTATCACCAACGCCTCGCATGAGCTTAGAACGCCGATCACCATCATCAAAGGATTTACAGAGACGCTCCAAGATATGCCCGAGCTTCCGCGCGAGGTCGTCAGCGAGATTACGCAGAAGATTCTCCGCAGCTGCCAGAGGATGGACCTCCTCGTTAAAAACCTCCTCACACTCGCAGATCTGGAGAACCTTCCCGCCCTGCGCCTCCAAGAGTGCGACATCGTCGCCCTCCTTGAAAATTGCGCGCAGCTGCTTCTTACAGCGCATCCCACTGTGCGCATTCAGATCGAGAAGAAGAGTGGCTTCACCAGCACACTCGCAGATCCCGATATTCTCGAACTCGCCCTCATGAACCTCCTCGAGAACGCAGTGAAGTACTCTTACCCTCCTGCACAGATTCAAGTTAACGTCGAGAGAAGCAGAAACCAGGTGAAGCTCTCCATCAGCGATCAAGGCCTCGGGATCCCCCCCGAGAGCATCAGCCGCATCTTCTCTCGATTCTATACCGTAGATAAAGCCCGCTCCAAACACCTCGGCGGCGCAGGCCTCGGCCTCTCCATCGTCAAGACGATCATCGAGAAACACGAGGGCGAGATCAGCGTCACCTCCGAACTCGGCAAGGGCACCACCTTCACCCTCCTTCTCCCCTCTTCCCCTTTCTAA
- the mutL gene encoding DNA mismatch repair endonuclease MutL has protein sequence MTGKIQLLSELTINQIAAGEVIENPASALKELVENAIDAGARKVTIEVMGGGLQLIRISDDGCGMDKNDAFRAFERFATSKIRELDDLSLLSTMGFRGEALAAISSISKISLRTSAENEVGTAIEIEAGKIVHSAPCGRTRGTTIEVRSLFYNVPARRKFQKSPSACAADITRTASLLALAHPEVAFELISQERLVFSSPSSMSPGRTDRIQDILGEGFLTDSLSLEMSEGGIKLSGLIGQPLQSRPNRTGQYLFINERPVYSPQISYAVKDGYGTRLPSDRYPIFVLYLHIPPDQLDVNVHPQKKEVRIHDERRVKALIQQAVSSSLQKHELPNMPVIGSAPDFSQSLPWESETPSFSNFSEAPVFRFAESSSSSSELALLPESSDSPKPIGLFSRYLLLDSQSLPRFTEEGIVMVDLSLVRSRLIFDALLSSDRSEKVGSQGLLLPLTFEFTTAHSSLLEENIGEIQKMSIGIHSLGKNVFIIDSLPSFLPEERVKDFLLLIVDELADAGPARDKRSERLALIAARAAASEKKSFSQREALLLFEELMRSSSPYFCPYGKPTMIQVTSDEITKLFAAKKAP, from the coding sequence ATGACAGGCAAGATTCAACTCCTTTCCGAGCTTACCATCAATCAGATCGCAGCGGGCGAGGTGATTGAAAACCCCGCGTCGGCTCTTAAAGAGCTAGTAGAGAACGCGATCGATGCCGGCGCGCGCAAGGTAACAATCGAAGTGATGGGCGGCGGACTCCAGCTAATTCGCATCAGCGATGATGGGTGCGGCATGGATAAAAACGACGCCTTCCGCGCCTTTGAACGGTTTGCAACCTCAAAAATCCGCGAGCTTGACGACCTCTCTCTTCTTTCAACGATGGGCTTTCGAGGAGAGGCCCTTGCCGCCATCTCCTCAATTTCAAAGATTTCTTTACGCACTAGTGCAGAAAATGAGGTGGGAACCGCAATTGAGATCGAGGCGGGGAAGATCGTCCATTCTGCTCCCTGTGGCCGCACGCGTGGCACGACAATCGAAGTGCGCTCTCTCTTCTACAACGTCCCCGCGCGAAGAAAGTTCCAGAAATCTCCATCCGCTTGCGCTGCCGATATCACACGGACCGCTTCTCTCCTTGCGCTTGCACACCCCGAAGTTGCTTTTGAACTCATCTCGCAAGAGAGGCTCGTCTTCTCATCGCCCTCCTCGATGAGCCCAGGCCGCACCGATCGCATTCAAGATATTTTGGGAGAGGGCTTTCTCACAGATAGCCTCTCTCTCGAAATGAGTGAGGGCGGCATCAAGCTAAGCGGTCTTATCGGCCAGCCGCTGCAGAGCAGGCCAAATCGCACAGGGCAGTACCTCTTTATTAACGAGCGACCCGTCTACTCTCCCCAGATCTCCTATGCGGTAAAAGATGGGTATGGAACGCGGCTTCCCTCCGACCGCTACCCGATTTTTGTCCTCTACCTTCACATACCCCCGGACCAGCTCGATGTGAATGTCCATCCGCAGAAGAAAGAGGTGAGAATCCACGATGAGAGACGCGTGAAGGCGCTCATTCAGCAAGCCGTCTCCTCGAGTCTGCAGAAACACGAACTCCCCAACATGCCGGTTATCGGTTCCGCTCCAGATTTTTCTCAGAGTTTGCCATGGGAGAGTGAAACGCCCTCTTTTTCTAATTTCTCCGAAGCCCCTGTTTTCCGCTTTGCAGAGAGTTCAAGCTCCAGTTCAGAACTCGCTCTTCTACCAGAGAGCTCAGACTCCCCAAAACCAATTGGACTCTTCTCTCGCTACCTCCTTCTAGATAGCCAGTCGCTTCCCAGATTTACCGAAGAGGGGATCGTCATGGTCGATCTCTCTCTTGTACGCAGCCGTCTAATCTTCGACGCTCTTCTTTCTAGCGACAGAAGCGAGAAGGTCGGATCGCAAGGCCTGCTCCTCCCTCTTACTTTCGAATTTACAACGGCCCACTCCTCACTTCTCGAGGAGAACATCGGAGAGATCCAGAAGATGAGTATCGGCATTCACTCTTTGGGGAAGAATGTTTTTATCATCGACTCTCTTCCCTCTTTTCTTCCGGAGGAGAGAGTTAAAGATTTTCTGCTTCTTATTGTCGATGAACTTGCAGATGCAGGCCCAGCACGAGATAAGAGGAGTGAGAGGCTTGCTCTGATCGCCGCCCGCGCAGCAGCTTCGGAGAAGAAGAGCTTCTCGCAGCGCGAGGCCCTGCTGCTTTTTGAAGAGCTGATGAGGAGCTCTTCGCCCTATTTTTGTCCTTATGGAAAACCCACTATGATCCAGGTGACATCTGATGAAATTACCAAGCTCTTTGCTGCTAAAAAAGCGCCTTAA
- a CDS encoding RNA methyltransferase has protein sequence MITWIMRAITSLQHPIVKHFVKLRNSRAYRKEVNTALIVGTKLVQELSALTSFKTFIIEEGAQPLSVKAEETFSVTPGILKKISGVDQPEPYAAEIFLPAPANLKGKKRILAFDGISDPGNLGTLLRSALALGWDGAFIVQGSADPFNEKALRAAKGATFHIPICEGSSAELQELIEKESLSVYIADMDGKRVEEQEIREPLILIMGSESHGVRFNPKEGSKKVAIPMDQKMESLNVAVAGSILMYLIGSKQ, from the coding sequence ATGATCACCTGGATTATGCGTGCAATTACAAGCTTACAACACCCGATTGTTAAACATTTTGTCAAATTAAGAAATAGTCGGGCCTATAGAAAAGAAGTAAATACGGCTCTTATTGTGGGTACAAAGCTCGTTCAGGAGCTCTCTGCCCTTACCTCCTTTAAAACTTTTATCATAGAAGAGGGGGCACAGCCTCTCTCTGTAAAAGCGGAAGAGACCTTCTCCGTCACGCCGGGAATCTTAAAAAAAATCTCAGGAGTAGACCAGCCAGAGCCCTACGCGGCTGAGATCTTCCTGCCTGCGCCTGCAAATCTCAAAGGAAAAAAACGGATCCTCGCATTTGATGGGATCTCCGACCCGGGAAATCTGGGAACCCTTCTTAGAAGCGCGCTTGCGCTCGGTTGGGATGGAGCGTTTATCGTTCAAGGAAGCGCCGACCCCTTCAACGAGAAGGCGCTGCGCGCTGCCAAAGGAGCCACCTTTCACATTCCGATTTGCGAGGGCTCTTCTGCAGAGCTTCAAGAGCTGATTGAGAAAGAGAGCCTCTCTGTCTATATCGCAGATATGGATGGAAAGAGAGTGGAAGAGCAGGAGATCAGAGAGCCTCTGATTCTGATCATGGGTAGCGAGTCTCATGGCGTGAGATTCAACCCCAAGGAGGGATCAAAAAAAGTTGCGATCCCGATGGATCAGAAGATGGAGTCTCTCAACGTCGCTGTAGCTGGAAGCATCCTCATGTACCTCATAGGTTCCAAGCAATGA
- a CDS encoding aminopeptidase P family protein: MKLPSSLLLKKRLKALIDKLQKEKVDGCIVESPVDLHYLTGLSLSLGTLCIFKGESCLFVDGRYIQTAKEKSPVAVEMLEGKNLHSFLQRCAPKNIAFDAETTTYAEFEKLGSRFPKVKLTPYPGLLKELRLIKDSFELDAMRRSAALLWKGYRYLQKRVRKGVSEIELAREFEFFCRENGAEKLSFDPIIAFGKNSAMPHYRAGETLLKSGDIVLIDIGVQVDSYCSDMTRTLFFGTPDPKLKKWQAIVKESHDAALKICKAGVRAGALDEAAREVMKREGVEEYYLHSLGHGVGLEIHEYPRLKSTGVDKDLLLKPGMVITVEPGLYLSGKGGIRYEDTIIVTKSGYENLYPEEK; this comes from the coding sequence ATGAAATTACCAAGCTCTTTGCTGCTAAAAAAGCGCCTTAAAGCCCTTATAGACAAACTTCAAAAGGAGAAGGTCGATGGGTGCATCGTCGAATCTCCTGTCGACCTCCACTATCTCACAGGTCTATCTCTTTCTCTTGGCACTCTCTGCATTTTCAAAGGAGAGAGCTGCCTCTTTGTCGATGGAAGATACATTCAGACTGCAAAAGAGAAGAGCCCGGTAGCTGTCGAGATGTTAGAAGGGAAGAACTTGCACTCCTTTTTACAGAGGTGCGCGCCCAAAAATATCGCATTCGACGCCGAGACAACCACCTATGCAGAGTTTGAAAAACTGGGGAGCCGCTTTCCAAAAGTTAAACTCACTCCCTATCCTGGGCTGCTCAAAGAGCTGCGCCTCATCAAAGATAGCTTCGAGCTAGATGCAATGCGCAGGAGCGCAGCGCTGCTCTGGAAGGGCTACCGCTATCTCCAGAAGAGAGTAAGAAAGGGTGTTTCCGAGATAGAGCTTGCGCGCGAGTTTGAATTCTTCTGCAGAGAAAATGGCGCCGAGAAGCTCTCGTTCGATCCGATCATCGCATTTGGAAAAAATAGCGCCATGCCCCACTACCGCGCAGGAGAGACCCTCTTGAAGAGCGGCGACATCGTGCTAATCGACATCGGCGTTCAGGTCGACTCCTACTGCTCCGACATGACGCGCACACTCTTTTTCGGCACTCCAGATCCCAAACTGAAGAAGTGGCAAGCTATTGTCAAAGAGTCGCATGATGCAGCTCTTAAAATTTGCAAGGCTGGTGTTAGAGCTGGCGCGCTTGACGAGGCAGCACGAGAGGTCATGAAGAGAGAGGGAGTCGAAGAGTACTACCTCCATAGTCTAGGACATGGCGTTGGGCTTGAGATACACGAGTACCCCCGTTTGAAATCCACTGGCGTCGACAAAGACCTTCTGCTAAAGCCGGGAATGGTGATCACAGTTGAACCCGGCCTCTATCTTTCTGGAAAGGGGGGGATCCGTTACGAGGATACAATTATTGTTACGAAGAGTGGCTATGAGAACCTCTACCCGGAGGAGAAGTGA
- a CDS encoding helix-turn-helix domain-containing protein — MKQGSASEILLVEEVTQVARGIIAAARGLPIGMLVKIIRTQLGMPQKILAKRSGAPQSTISRLEKGRLSVSIPTLEKICAALSCDLVIAPSLQDSIETIRRKQAKKVAAARIRYLKGTMNLEEQQPDSRFLEELLKQEENRLLAGPNYKLWEE; from the coding sequence ATGAAGCAAGGTTCAGCATCGGAAATTCTTCTAGTAGAAGAAGTTACGCAGGTGGCACGTGGGATTATCGCTGCTGCCCGTGGGCTTCCAATAGGAATGCTCGTAAAAATCATTCGGACGCAGTTGGGCATGCCGCAAAAGATTCTTGCAAAACGGTCGGGAGCCCCTCAGTCTACAATTTCCAGATTAGAAAAGGGTCGGCTGAGTGTAAGCATTCCGACTTTAGAGAAAATTTGTGCAGCACTCTCCTGCGATCTTGTCATCGCGCCTTCATTGCAAGATTCGATCGAAACTATTCGACGCAAACAAGCAAAAAAGGTGGCAGCCGCTCGTATTCGTTATCTTAAGGGCACAATGAATTTGGAAGAACAACAACCCGACTCCCGTTTTCTTGAGGAGCTCTTAAAACAAGAAGAAAATCGCCTCTTAGCAGGGCCTAATTACAAGCTGTGGGAAGAATGA